In one Oscillospiraceae bacterium genomic region, the following are encoded:
- a CDS encoding sodium:dicarboxylate symporter: MAKKQSILKNYGLLFAMLGAIVLGCIVGGVWPGATALKPLGTIFINLMFCIVVPMVFSSIAGAVANMHSRKRAGKIMSTTIISFLVTGAIAAAIMIVIMKLVPPVLEPWKGMTAGTVDQQQSIPDLIVNFFTAEDFVSLLSRKAMLPLIVFSILFGFGVNLNGGPESLTAKWLDDLANAMMKVVKIVTYYAPVAFFGFFANLVATYGPQITLNYGRALVVYYPLCFLYMVAAFPLYAWFGGGKGATKIMLRHVLRPAVTAFGTGSSVATIPTNMEVAEDTGIPKDVSEIVIPLGATMHMDGSCFSCVLKIAFLFGVFGIPFAGAENFVLIILVAVLSSVGMSGIPGGGYIGEFIMCSVFFPDQMALAYPIAITIGNLVDPPATMINSSGDYVISFVVARFVDGKNWLQDKLATGASAK; encoded by the coding sequence ATGGCAAAAAAGCAATCCATCCTGAAGAACTACGGACTCCTGTTTGCTATGCTGGGGGCTATCGTCCTGGGCTGTATCGTGGGCGGGGTCTGGCCGGGCGCCACGGCGCTCAAACCCCTGGGTACCATCTTTATCAACCTGATGTTCTGTATCGTGGTGCCCATGGTGTTCTCGTCCATTGCCGGAGCCGTGGCCAACATGCACAGCCGCAAGCGCGCCGGCAAGATTATGAGCACCACCATCATATCCTTTCTGGTGACGGGGGCCATCGCCGCCGCCATCATGATTGTCATTATGAAGCTCGTCCCTCCCGTTCTGGAGCCCTGGAAGGGCATGACGGCGGGCACCGTGGATCAGCAGCAGTCCATTCCGGATTTGATCGTCAATTTCTTCACCGCAGAGGATTTCGTCTCACTGCTCAGCCGCAAGGCTATGTTGCCGCTGATTGTGTTCTCCATTCTCTTCGGATTCGGCGTGAACTTGAATGGCGGCCCCGAGTCCCTGACCGCCAAATGGCTTGACGACCTGGCAAACGCCATGATGAAGGTCGTTAAAATCGTTACATATTACGCCCCTGTCGCGTTCTTCGGCTTCTTTGCCAACCTGGTGGCTACCTACGGTCCTCAGATTACCCTCAATTACGGCCGCGCGCTGGTGGTCTACTATCCCCTGTGCTTCCTGTATATGGTGGCCGCTTTCCCGCTCTATGCCTGGTTCGGCGGCGGCAAGGGCGCGACAAAGATCATGCTGCGGCATGTGCTCCGCCCCGCCGTCACCGCCTTCGGCACCGGCTCCTCCGTAGCCACCATCCCCACCAACATGGAGGTGGCCGAGGATACCGGCATCCCCAAGGATGTCAGCGAGATCGTCATCCCCCTGGGTGCCACGATGCATATGGACGGCTCCTGCTTTTCCTGCGTACTGAAAATCGCATTCCTTTTCGGCGTATTCGGCATCCCCTTCGCCGGTGCAGAAAACTTTGTCCTGATCATTCTGGTGGCAGTGCTCTCCTCGGTGGGCATGTCCGGAATCCCCGGCGGCGGCTACATTGGCGAATTTATCATGTGCTCCGTATTCTTCCCCGATCAAATGGCCCTGGCCTACCCCATCGCCATTACCATAGGCAATCTGGTGGATCCCCCTGCCACTATGATCAACTCCTCCGGCGACTACGTAATCTCCTTTGTAGTGGCCCGCTTCGTGGACGGCAAGAACTGGCTGCAGGATAAGCTGGCCACCGGCGCCTCCGCAAAGTAG
- the dapF gene encoding diaminopimelate epimerase, with amino-acid sequence MHFTKMQGAGNDFIVIDNKALKLPLDRLPGMARRLCTRRISIGGDALMAADFPEQGGDFRMRFYNPDGTVAEMCGNGARCIARYAYERGFARAHMTIETVAGPVQAWRQDRRRYKIKLNNPGTLELHRPVEARGRIWDCAYVELGTPGIPHAVVHYPGLVDAVEDELRALGRTLRFHSAFPKGANVNFYDVVSGGNVVEKTYERGVEDFTLACGTGSGSTAAVLTLLGKLPGPTVHLSVPGGDLWIEVEQTQARITGLYLVGDTNIVAEGEIMDEDLVL; translated from the coding sequence AATAGACAACAAGGCCCTGAAGCTGCCCCTTGATAGGTTGCCCGGCATGGCCCGTAGGCTTTGCACGCGGCGGATCTCCATCGGCGGCGACGCCTTGATGGCGGCCGATTTCCCCGAACAGGGCGGCGACTTCCGGATGCGGTTTTACAACCCCGACGGCACCGTGGCGGAGATGTGCGGCAACGGCGCACGGTGCATCGCGCGGTACGCCTATGAAAGGGGCTTCGCCCGGGCCCACATGACCATCGAGACTGTGGCAGGCCCTGTCCAGGCGTGGCGCCAGGACAGGCGCAGATACAAAATCAAGCTCAACAACCCCGGCACACTGGAGCTGCACCGGCCTGTGGAAGCGCGGGGCCGGATCTGGGACTGCGCCTACGTAGAGCTTGGAACCCCCGGCATCCCCCACGCGGTGGTACACTATCCCGGTCTGGTGGACGCCGTGGAGGACGAACTGCGCGCCCTGGGAAGGACCCTGCGCTTCCACAGCGCGTTCCCCAAGGGGGCCAACGTCAATTTTTACGACGTGGTGTCTGGCGGCAATGTGGTGGAGAAGACATACGAGCGCGGGGTAGAGGACTTCACTCTGGCCTGCGGCACCGGCTCCGGCTCTACGGCGGCGGTGCTGACCCTGCTTGGAAAGCTACCCGGCCCCACCGTCCACCTGAGCGTCCCCGGCGGGGACCTGTGGATTGAGGTGGAGCAAACACAGGCGCGTATTACAGGCCTCTACCTTGTCGGGGACACCAATATCGTGGCCGAGGGAGAAATCATGGACGAAGACCTGGTCCTCTGA